In a single window of the Prevotella melaninogenica genome:
- a CDS encoding YiiX/YebB-like N1pC/P60 family cysteine hydrolase — MKKLKRIPPNLLLLCLILLVSCSTDSFQDEDISLRNLHEGDLMFVVKETSNPITDATQGINGLKIDHVAIFHHTDSADYALEAYGKAVSLTPLTNFLNRSKWKDGKPHIAVGRVIVDCDMNTSMKQALSYLGRPYDRFYMPDDKEIYCSELIQKSFVDHHGLPIFSTIPMSFHDNNGKILDAWTQFYAFYHREVPEGEPGTNPGQLSRDKAVKVTYEFDTPSAK; from the coding sequence ATCAAAAAACTAAAAAGAATCCCACCAAACCTTCTCTTACTGTGCCTTATTCTCTTAGTAAGCTGCTCTACTGACTCCTTCCAAGACGAGGACATATCGTTACGTAACTTGCATGAGGGCGACCTCATGTTTGTTGTGAAGGAAACAAGCAACCCTATCACAGATGCAACGCAAGGTATTAATGGACTAAAGATTGACCACGTGGCAATCTTCCATCATACGGATAGTGCCGATTATGCTTTAGAAGCTTATGGCAAAGCGGTGTCACTTACGCCTCTTACCAACTTCCTTAATCGTTCAAAATGGAAAGATGGAAAACCGCACATTGCTGTAGGTAGAGTAATTGTTGATTGTGATATGAATACTTCTATGAAGCAAGCATTAAGCTACCTCGGTCGCCCATACGATCGTTTCTACATGCCCGATGACAAAGAAATCTATTGTAGCGAATTGATTCAGAAATCATTTGTCGATCACCACGGCTTACCTATTTTCTCAACAATCCCTATGTCCTTCCACGATAACAACGGAAAAATCTTGGATGCTTGGACTCAATTCTATGCCTTCTATCATCGTGAAGTACCAGAAGGAGAACCCGGAACAAACCCAGGACAACTGTCACGTGACAAAGCTGTAAAGGTTACTTACGAATTCGATACTCCATCTGCAAAATAA
- a CDS encoding DUF3316 domain-containing protein has translation MNLKKSLFSCFSLSAIILFTTSTPTLAQDTLRSNKVITNTQMLGMGAVNTLDTYLSPEEYTGTELRYISHSVRENGTKLSRELVHQAQILSVSNRRENNNELGGFYNFQYNWQYALGQWNIGEGELHLKAGGGIDTRLGFLYNMRNSNNPAQAYAQVNIAPNAVAAYRFRLRNLPFQLRYEIQAPLLGLTFSPNYGQSYYEIFTRDNYDHNLVVTSPISAPSLRQLLTFDFTVRHTTFRVGYLGDYQQAKVNQLRQHVWSNLFVIGIVRKFSINKFIP, from the coding sequence ATGAACCTAAAAAAGTCTTTATTTAGCTGTTTTTCTCTCTCAGCAATAATCCTTTTTACAACATCAACACCCACACTTGCGCAGGACACACTACGTAGTAACAAGGTTATCACTAATACACAGATGTTGGGAATGGGTGCTGTAAATACTCTTGACACCTATCTTTCGCCCGAAGAATATACCGGAACAGAACTTCGTTATATCTCTCATTCTGTGCGTGAGAACGGAACAAAACTATCAAGGGAACTCGTACATCAGGCACAAATACTATCGGTAAGTAATCGAAGGGAGAATAACAATGAACTGGGTGGCTTCTATAACTTCCAATACAACTGGCAATATGCCTTAGGACAATGGAACATTGGAGAAGGAGAACTACACTTAAAGGCAGGTGGAGGAATTGATACACGACTCGGATTCCTCTATAATATGCGTAATTCTAACAATCCTGCACAGGCTTATGCACAAGTGAATATTGCTCCGAATGCCGTTGCTGCTTACCGTTTCCGCCTTCGAAATCTACCATTCCAACTACGTTATGAGATCCAAGCTCCGCTTCTCGGACTAACCTTTTCACCTAATTACGGACAGAGCTATTACGAGATATTCACCCGTGACAACTATGATCATAACCTTGTTGTCACATCTCCTATATCTGCCCCATCGCTCCGTCAGCTGCTTACTTTCGATTTTACGGTTCGTCATACGACCTTCCGTGTTGGCTATCTTGGCGATTATCAGCAGGCAAAGGTCAATCAATTGCGCCAGCATGTATGGAGCAATCTCTTTGTAATCGGTATTGTTCGTAAGTTCTCAATCAATAAGTTCATCCCATGA
- the asnS gene encoding asparagine--tRNA ligase produces the protein MKRTKIVDALACTDFGKDINVKGWVRSHRSSKAVDFIALNDGSTIKNIQVVVDPSTIDEDKLKSITTGACISVVGTLVESQGAGQTSEIQCKEIEIYGLCPSDYPMQKKGQSFEYMRKYGHMRLRTNTFGAVFRIRHHMAIAIHQYFHEHGFYYFHTPLITGSDAEGAGNMFQVTTLDLDRIAKGGEVDYNADFFGKRTNLTVSGQLEGELGATALGAIYTFGPTFRAENSNTPRHLAEFWMVEPEVAFIDQKELMDLEEDFIKYCVRWALEHCKDDLEFLNKMIDKELIARLEGVLKEDFARLTYTEGIEILQKAVADGVKFEFPITHWGMDLSSEHERYLVEEHFKRPVIMTDYPSEIKSFYMKKNEDGKTMQGTDVLFPRIGEIIGGSVREENYDKLVQEIESRGMKREIYDWYLDTRKYGTCPHGGFGLGFERLILFVTGMQNIRDVIPFARTPKNAEF, from the coding sequence ATGAAAAGAACAAAAATCGTCGATGCACTTGCTTGCACCGATTTTGGTAAGGATATCAACGTAAAGGGTTGGGTTCGCTCTCACAGAAGCAGCAAAGCTGTTGACTTCATCGCCTTGAATGATGGTTCTACGATTAAGAACATCCAGGTTGTTGTTGACCCTTCGACTATCGACGAAGACAAGCTGAAGAGCATCACAACGGGTGCTTGTATCAGCGTTGTTGGTACGCTCGTAGAGAGTCAGGGTGCTGGTCAGACCTCAGAGATTCAGTGCAAGGAGATTGAAATCTACGGTCTCTGCCCAAGCGACTATCCAATGCAAAAGAAGGGACAGAGTTTTGAGTACATGCGCAAGTATGGTCACATGCGTCTTCGTACCAATACCTTCGGTGCTGTATTCCGTATTCGCCACCACATGGCTATCGCTATCCATCAGTATTTCCATGAGCATGGTTTCTATTATTTCCATACTCCACTGATTACAGGTAGTGATGCTGAGGGTGCTGGTAATATGTTCCAGGTGACAACACTCGACCTTGACCGCATTGCAAAGGGTGGTGAGGTTGATTATAATGCTGACTTCTTCGGAAAGCGTACAAACCTTACGGTATCAGGACAGTTGGAGGGTGAGTTAGGTGCTACTGCACTCGGTGCTATCTACACCTTCGGTCCAACCTTCCGTGCTGAGAATTCAAATACTCCACGCCACTTGGCAGAGTTCTGGATGGTTGAGCCAGAGGTTGCCTTCATCGACCAGAAAGAATTGATGGACCTTGAAGAAGACTTCATCAAGTACTGCGTTCGCTGGGCATTGGAGCACTGTAAGGATGACCTTGAGTTCCTCAACAAGATGATTGACAAGGAACTTATCGCTCGTTTGGAGGGTGTATTGAAGGAAGACTTCGCTCGCCTTACCTATACAGAGGGTATCGAGATTCTGCAGAAGGCTGTTGCTGATGGCGTGAAGTTTGAGTTCCCAATCACTCATTGGGGTATGGACCTCAGCAGTGAACACGAGCGTTACCTCGTTGAGGAGCACTTCAAGCGTCCTGTCATCATGACCGATTATCCAAGCGAAATCAAGTCGTTCTACATGAAGAAGAATGAAGACGGCAAGACAATGCAGGGTACTGATGTTCTCTTCCCACGTATCGGTGAGATTATCGGTGGTTCTGTCCGTGAGGAGAACTATGACAAACTGGTCCAGGAGATTGAAAGCCGTGGTATGAAGCGTGAGATTTACGATTGGTACCTTGATACTCGTAAGTACGGAACCTGCCCACATGGTGGTTTCGGTCTCGGCTTCGAGCGTCTCATCCTCTTCGTTACTGGTATGCAGAACATCCGTGACGTAATCCCATTCGCACGTACTCCAAAGAACGCAGAGTTCTAA
- a CDS encoding porin family protein, whose translation MKKLLLLVCAAVMSLSASAQAGDKAVGAQLVFGSETNSIGVGVKGQYYFTDQLRGEGSFDYFLKNKGISMWDINANVHYLFDVADKVKVYPLVGLGYTNWSYKYVYAGKPVIEGSDGRLAINLGGGAEYELTKDLSVNAELKYQIVSNNYSQLVLGVGVAYKF comes from the coding sequence ATGAAAAAATTATTACTTTTAGTATGTGCTGCAGTTATGAGTCTTTCAGCTTCAGCGCAGGCAGGCGATAAGGCTGTAGGTGCACAGCTCGTATTTGGTTCTGAGACAAACAGCATCGGTGTTGGTGTTAAGGGTCAGTACTACTTCACTGATCAGCTGAGAGGTGAGGGTTCTTTTGACTACTTCCTCAAGAATAAGGGTATCTCAATGTGGGATATCAATGCAAACGTTCATTACCTCTTTGATGTAGCAGACAAGGTTAAGGTATATCCACTCGTAGGTCTTGGTTACACAAACTGGTCATACAAGTATGTGTATGCTGGTAAGCCTGTAATTGAGGGTTCAGATGGTCGTCTCGCTATTAACCTCGGTGGTGGTGCTGAGTATGAGCTTACTAAGGACTTGAGCGTAAACGCTGAGTTGAAGTATCAGATTGTTAGCAACAACTACAGCCAGTTGGTACTTGGTGTAGGTGTAGCTTACAAGTTCTAA
- a CDS encoding pseudouridine synthase, translating to MTEEFENKEVQSEQNENSRDGYSAAEQGGYQREYRGTGRTQRPRIHSQRAYSSDKANSSNDEGGFRPEGFGSGLQSAGRPQQGGYRPRQNSYGGGYNNSRGGYQSRPQQGGYRPRYNNNGEEGGYQPRQQGGYNNRGGYQSRPQQGGYRPRYNNDENGYQPQAYRPRYNAHTGAEGEEKTSYQANQGGYQPRQGGYQPRQQGGYQSRGGYNNNRGGYNNNRGGYQSRGGYNNNRGGYNNRGGYNQGGYRQHSADYDPNAKYSLKKRIEYKEENFDPNEPIRLNKYLANAGVCSRREADEFILSGAVTVNGEVVKELGSKVMRTDEVYFQDKLVSLEKKVYVLLNKPKDYVTTSDDPQQRKTVMDLVKGACPERIYPVGRLDRNTTGVLLLTNDGDLASKLTHPKFLKKKVYHVFLDKAITANDLQKISDGIELEDGEIKADAIEYADPQDQTQVGIEIHSGKNRIVRRIFESLGYRVVKLDRVQFAGLTKKNVRRGDWRFLTEKEVDMLRMGAFE from the coding sequence ATGACAGAAGAATTCGAGAACAAAGAAGTTCAGTCTGAGCAGAATGAGAACAGCCGCGACGGCTATTCAGCAGCCGAACAAGGCGGCTATCAAAGAGAGTACCGTGGCACAGGACGTACACAACGTCCACGTATTCACAGCCAACGCGCTTACAGCAGCGACAAGGCTAATAGCAGTAACGACGAAGGCGGATTCCGTCCTGAGGGCTTCGGCTCTGGCTTACAGAGTGCAGGTCGTCCACAGCAGGGTGGCTATCGTCCACGTCAGAACAGCTATGGTGGCGGATATAACAACAGCCGTGGTGGCTATCAGAGTCGTCCACAGCAGGGAGGTTATCGCCCACGTTACAACAATAACGGTGAGGAAGGCGGTTACCAGCCACGCCAGCAGGGTGGATACAACAATCGTGGTGGATACCAGAGTCGTCCGCAGCAGGGTGGCTATCGTCCACGTTACAACAATGATGAGAATGGCTATCAGCCACAGGCTTATCGTCCACGCTACAACGCCCACACTGGTGCTGAGGGCGAGGAGAAAACAAGCTATCAGGCAAATCAGGGAGGTTACCAGCCACGTCAGGGTGGATACCAGCCTCGTCAGCAGGGTGGTTATCAAAGCCGTGGCGGATACAACAATAACCGTGGTGGTTATAACAATAATCGCGGTGGATACCAGAGCCGTGGTGGATACAACAATAACCGCGGTGGTTATAACAACCGTGGCGGATACAACCAGGGTGGTTATCGTCAGCACAGTGCTGATTATGATCCAAATGCAAAGTATTCACTCAAAAAGCGTATCGAATACAAGGAGGAAAACTTCGATCCAAATGAGCCAATCCGCTTGAACAAGTACCTTGCTAATGCTGGTGTTTGCTCACGTCGTGAGGCTGATGAGTTCATCCTTTCAGGTGCAGTGACCGTAAATGGCGAAGTTGTAAAAGAGCTCGGTAGCAAGGTTATGCGTACTGATGAGGTGTACTTCCAAGATAAGTTGGTTTCATTGGAGAAGAAGGTTTACGTTCTTCTGAACAAACCAAAGGACTATGTTACCACAAGCGACGACCCACAGCAGCGTAAGACTGTTATGGACCTCGTGAAGGGTGCTTGCCCAGAGCGTATCTATCCTGTTGGTCGTCTTGACCGTAACACAACTGGTGTATTGCTCCTTACTAACGATGGTGACCTTGCTTCAAAGCTTACTCACCCTAAGTTCTTGAAGAAGAAGGTTTATCACGTATTCCTCGATAAGGCTATTACAGCTAATGACTTGCAGAAGATTTCTGACGGTATTGAGTTGGAAGATGGCGAGATCAAGGCTGATGCAATCGAGTATGCTGACCCACAGGATCAGACTCAGGTTGGTATTGAGATTCACAGTGGTAAGAACCGCATCGTACGTCGTATCTTCGAGAGCCTCGGCTATCGCGTCGTAAAACTCGACCGTGTACAGTTTGCTGGTTTGACTAAGAAGAATGTACGTCGTGGCGATTGGCGCTTCCTCACTGAGAAGGAAGTTGATATGCTGCGTATGGGTGCGTTTGAATAA
- a CDS encoding S41 family peptidase, which produces MRKLYHSFLYLLIPALTLLGTVTSCVTNDQLSDSPQGNFEALWRIIDEHYCFFSQKGIDWQEVHSRYARQFDNSMTAKQQFEVMTNMLSELKDGHVNLYTSFNIGRYWSWHEDYPKNYSDSLQRLYLKTDYLIASGLDYTVLDDNIGYIRCETFQNSIGAGNLDDIFIHLQPCNGLIIDVRNNGGGNLTNAEAFAARFTNKELLVGYIQHKTGKGHNDFSALQPEYLKPGKGIRWQKPVIVLTNRSVFSAANEFVKYMKCCPNVIVVGDRTGGGAGMPFSSELPNGWSVRFSACPMYDRDKQMTEFGIDPNYKVSLTSEDFARGKDSIIEFARKMIKTFPKPQSL; this is translated from the coding sequence ATGAGAAAGCTATATCATTCCTTCCTATACTTACTGATTCCAGCACTGACCTTACTCGGTACTGTGACAAGTTGCGTCACCAACGACCAGCTATCAGATAGTCCGCAAGGCAACTTTGAGGCTTTATGGCGAATTATCGACGAGCATTACTGTTTCTTTTCACAGAAGGGGATAGACTGGCAGGAGGTGCACAGCCGTTATGCACGCCAGTTTGACAACTCTATGACAGCAAAGCAACAGTTTGAAGTAATGACTAATATGCTCTCAGAACTAAAAGATGGGCACGTCAATTTGTACACCTCTTTCAACATAGGTCGCTATTGGTCATGGCACGAAGATTATCCAAAGAATTACTCTGATTCGCTTCAGCGTCTTTATCTTAAAACCGATTACCTCATTGCAAGCGGTTTAGACTATACCGTCCTTGACGATAATATTGGCTATATACGCTGTGAAACCTTCCAGAATAGTATTGGTGCTGGTAATCTTGACGACATCTTTATTCACCTTCAACCTTGTAACGGACTGATTATTGACGTGCGCAACAATGGAGGTGGTAATCTCACCAATGCCGAAGCATTTGCTGCACGTTTCACAAACAAGGAACTACTCGTTGGCTACATACAGCATAAAACAGGAAAAGGTCATAACGACTTCTCTGCGTTACAACCAGAATATCTCAAGCCAGGAAAGGGTATCCGTTGGCAAAAGCCAGTCATCGTACTGACCAATCGCAGCGTCTTCTCTGCTGCTAATGAGTTTGTTAAATATATGAAGTGCTGCCCAAATGTTATTGTAGTAGGCGATCGTACAGGTGGGGGAGCTGGTATGCCCTTCTCTTCCGAACTACCTAATGGATGGTCAGTGCGCTTCTCTGCTTGTCCAATGTACGACCGTGATAAACAGATGACCGAGTTTGGCATAGACCCAAACTACAAAGTTTCCCTCACTTCTGAGGACTTTGCACGAGGCAAGGACTCTATTATAGAGTTTGCAAGGAAGATGATAAAGACCTTTCCCAAGCCCCAATCCCTCTAA
- a CDS encoding DNA gyrase/topoisomerase IV subunit A — translation MDDEIKDLDGLTPEEDTQEQDSHSDYKPADRFDASAVHHLSGMYKNWFLDYASYVILERAVPHIEDGLKPVQRRILHSMKRMDDGRYNKVANIVGHTMQFHPHGDASIGDALVQLGQKDLLIDMQGNWGNILTGDRAAAPRYIEARLSKFALETVFNPKTTEWQLSYDGRNKEPITLPVKFPLLLAQGAEGIAVGLSSKILPHNLNDICDAAINYLRGEEFHLYPDFPTGGSIDVSKYNDGQRGGVLKVRAKVEKLDNKTLVIREVPFTKTANTLQESITKAVEKGKLKIRRVEDMTASEVEIQLHLTPGTSSDKTIDALYAFTDCEINISPNCCVIRDNKPEFLTISDVLRNSAEHTKALLKLELEIRKHELEEQLFYNSLERIFIEDRIYKERKFETAKDIDEVVSFVDSKLEPYKKTFIREVTRDDIIRLLEIKMQRILKFNKDKADELIQKIKAEIAEIDKDLSEMIRVTIEWFTHLKEKYGSDHPRRTEIKSFDTIVAAKVVDANEKLYIDRQEGFIGTGLKKAEFVQNCSDLDDVIIFYRDGKYKVIRIADKVFVGKGVLHVQVFKKNDKRTIYNVVYRDGKTGPYYIKRFNVTSITRDKEYDVTLGTPGSRINYFTANPNGEAELIKITLDPNPDKKKQNIFMERDFASILIKGRAAKGNLLTKESIHRISLKSHGHSTLGGRKVWFDPDVNRINYEDHGRFLGEFSDQDSILVILKNGEFYITNFDSSNHYEDNILRIEKFDADKPWTAVIFDADNQGYPYLKRFQMEASKRHQNFIGDNPDSQMVLLTDVAFPRIQITYGGADAARGTEEIDAEQFVGVKGFKAKGKRLTTWTVDKIEELEPIRFPEEEKTDDESNEDDIQDENSAAVEKEENLDPDAGKSQQQVIDEITGQLNLFDNE, via the coding sequence ATGGATGACGAAATAAAAGACTTGGACGGACTTACTCCTGAGGAAGATACTCAGGAACAGGATTCCCATTCCGATTATAAACCTGCCGATAGGTTTGATGCCTCTGCCGTGCACCACCTCTCTGGCATGTACAAAAACTGGTTCTTAGATTACGCCAGCTACGTAATCTTGGAACGTGCCGTACCTCATATCGAGGATGGTTTGAAGCCCGTACAACGCCGTATTCTCCATTCTATGAAACGAATGGATGATGGACGATACAATAAGGTTGCAAACATCGTAGGTCATACGATGCAGTTCCACCCACATGGTGATGCTTCTATTGGTGATGCCTTGGTGCAGTTGGGACAGAAAGACCTGCTCATTGACATGCAGGGTAACTGGGGAAACATCCTCACTGGTGACCGTGCTGCTGCGCCACGATACATTGAGGCGCGTCTGTCTAAGTTTGCTTTAGAGACGGTTTTTAATCCTAAGACAACAGAATGGCAACTTTCTTACGACGGCAGAAACAAAGAGCCAATTACGCTTCCGGTAAAGTTCCCGCTGCTTTTGGCACAGGGTGCTGAGGGTATTGCGGTTGGCTTGTCATCCAAGATTCTTCCACATAACCTCAACGACATCTGTGATGCAGCTATAAACTATCTGCGTGGTGAGGAATTCCACCTCTATCCAGACTTCCCAACAGGCGGTAGCATTGACGTATCAAAGTATAATGATGGTCAGCGTGGTGGCGTTCTGAAGGTGCGCGCAAAGGTTGAAAAGCTTGATAATAAAACCCTCGTCATCCGTGAGGTTCCTTTTACAAAGACTGCCAACACGCTCCAAGAGTCCATTACGAAGGCTGTTGAAAAAGGTAAGCTAAAGATTCGCAGAGTAGAGGATATGACTGCTTCGGAGGTGGAGATTCAACTTCATCTTACTCCAGGTACATCAAGCGACAAGACCATTGATGCCCTCTACGCTTTCACTGATTGCGAGATAAACATTTCGCCAAACTGTTGTGTCATCCGAGACAACAAACCAGAGTTCTTGACTATATCAGATGTATTGCGCAATTCTGCCGAACATACTAAGGCTTTATTGAAGTTAGAGTTAGAGATTCGCAAGCATGAATTGGAGGAACAGTTGTTCTACAACTCTCTTGAACGCATCTTCATTGAGGACCGTATCTATAAGGAGCGTAAATTCGAGACGGCTAAGGATATTGATGAAGTTGTAAGCTTCGTCGACTCAAAACTTGAGCCTTATAAGAAGACGTTTATCCGTGAGGTGACACGTGACGACATCATCCGCCTTTTGGAAATCAAGATGCAACGCATTTTGAAGTTCAATAAGGATAAGGCTGACGAATTGATTCAGAAGATTAAGGCAGAGATTGCTGAGATTGACAAGGACCTCAGCGAGATGATTCGTGTCACTATCGAATGGTTCACACACCTAAAAGAGAAATACGGAAGCGACCACCCACGTCGTACAGAGATTAAGAGCTTCGATACTATCGTTGCTGCTAAGGTGGTTGATGCCAATGAGAAGTTATATATTGACCGTCAGGAAGGTTTCATTGGTACAGGTTTGAAGAAGGCTGAGTTCGTTCAGAACTGCTCAGACCTCGATGATGTAATTATCTTCTACCGCGATGGTAAGTATAAGGTTATCCGAATTGCCGACAAGGTGTTTGTGGGTAAGGGAGTACTTCACGTACAAGTGTTTAAGAAGAACGATAAGCGTACGATTTATAACGTCGTTTATCGTGACGGAAAGACGGGACCTTACTATATCAAACGCTTCAACGTGACTTCTATCACACGTGATAAAGAATATGACGTAACTCTCGGCACGCCGGGCTCAAGAATCAATTACTTCACCGCTAACCCTAATGGTGAGGCTGAGTTGATAAAGATTACACTCGACCCGAATCCAGACAAGAAGAAACAAAACATCTTCATGGAGCGTGACTTTGCAAGTATTCTCATCAAGGGGCGTGCTGCAAAGGGTAATCTGCTGACTAAGGAGAGTATTCATCGTATCTCATTGAAGAGCCACGGACATTCTACCTTGGGTGGACGTAAGGTATGGTTTGACCCAGATGTCAATCGTATCAACTACGAAGACCATGGTCGTTTCCTTGGAGAGTTCTCTGACCAAGATAGCATCCTTGTGATACTTAAGAATGGAGAGTTCTATATCACCAACTTCGATTCATCCAACCATTACGAAGATAACATTCTTCGCATAGAGAAGTTTGATGCTGACAAGCCTTGGACAGCAGTCATCTTCGATGCTGACAATCAAGGCTATCCATACTTAAAGCGATTCCAGATGGAAGCAAGTAAACGTCATCAGAACTTTATTGGTGACAATCCTGATTCGCAGATGGTACTGCTAACAGACGTTGCCTTCCCACGTATACAGATTACTTATGGTGGTGCTGATGCGGCACGTGGTACAGAGGAGATTGATGCAGAGCAGTTTGTTGGTGTAAAGGGCTTCAAGGCGAAGGGCAAACGCCTAACAACTTGGACGGTTGACAAGATTGAAGAATTAGAACCAATACGCTTCCCTGAAGAGGAGAAAACAGATGACGAGAGCAATGAAGATGACATACAAGATGAGAACTCTGCAGCTGTAGAAAAGGAAGAGAACCTTGATCCAGATGCAGGTAAGTCTCAACAGCAGGTCATCGATGAGATTACTGGTCAGCTAAACCTCTTCGACAACGAATAA
- a CDS encoding HU family DNA-binding protein encodes MSVEIRLEQSKFKDKKGAGKWYARTVSTGVATTDDLADSIQENTSFSRGDVRGLVIALVDEISYRLRQGETVSLEGLGRFHLTVESEPVDNPDDFDIKKHIKNVKCRFVPTSTRNARTGKKNQTLAYGARVEWAEPEYDDEDDD; translated from the coding sequence ATGTCAGTAGAAATAAGACTTGAACAGAGTAAGTTCAAAGATAAGAAAGGGGCTGGAAAATGGTATGCTCGTACGGTAAGTACGGGTGTTGCAACAACCGATGACCTTGCAGATTCTATTCAGGAGAATACATCGTTCTCACGTGGTGATGTGCGTGGACTTGTTATTGCTTTGGTTGATGAAATCTCTTATCGTCTTCGTCAAGGTGAGACCGTATCACTTGAAGGCTTGGGTCGATTCCATCTGACGGTAGAGAGTGAGCCTGTTGATAATCCTGACGATTTCGATATCAAGAAACATATTAAGAATGTAAAGTGTCGTTTTGTCCCTACCAGTACACGCAATGCGCGTACTGGAAAGAAGAATCAGACTCTGGCTTATGGTGCGCGAGTGGAGTGGGCGGAGCCTGAGTATGATGATGAAGACGATGATTAA
- the purB gene encoding adenylosuccinate lyase, giving the protein MTLDALTAVSPIDGRYRSKTESLADYFSEYALIRYRVRVEIEYFITLCELPLPQLESFNSTLFEQLRDIYRNFNETSAARVKEIESITNHDVKAVEYFIKEEFDKIGGLDDYKEFIHFGLTSQDINNTSVPLSVKEALEEVFYPQIEELIAQLKEYAEEWKNVPMLAKTHGQPASPTRLGKEVEVYVYRLSEQLATLRNCKMTAKFGGATGNFNAHHVAYPQHDWRAFGNRFVSEKLGLEREQWTTQISNYDHLGSVFDAIRRINTIIIDLDRDFWMYISMEYFKQKIKAGEVGSSAMPHKVNPIDFENSEGNLGIANAILQFLAQKLPVSRLQRDLTDSTVLRNVGVPIGHSVISIQSTLKGLRKLILNEEKLREDLEETWAVVAEAIQTILRREAYPNPYEALKALTRTNEKMTEETIHAFVQTLNVSDSVKAELMAITPYNYTGI; this is encoded by the coding sequence ATGACCCTTGACGCATTAACAGCCGTATCACCTATTGACGGTCGCTATAGAAGTAAAACGGAAAGTCTTGCTGACTATTTTTCAGAGTATGCACTTATCCGTTATCGTGTTCGCGTAGAAATTGAGTATTTCATCACGCTTTGCGAGTTACCATTACCACAATTGGAAAGCTTTAACAGCACCCTCTTTGAGCAGTTGCGCGATATCTATCGCAACTTTAACGAGACGTCGGCAGCACGTGTGAAGGAAATTGAGAGCATCACCAACCACGATGTAAAGGCGGTTGAATATTTCATCAAAGAGGAGTTTGATAAAATTGGAGGACTCGATGACTACAAGGAGTTCATCCACTTTGGACTGACATCACAAGACATCAACAACACAAGTGTGCCTTTGTCAGTTAAGGAAGCTCTCGAAGAGGTATTCTATCCACAGATTGAGGAGCTGATTGCTCAATTGAAAGAATACGCTGAAGAATGGAAGAACGTACCAATGTTGGCAAAGACACACGGTCAGCCAGCCTCTCCTACTCGATTGGGCAAGGAAGTTGAGGTGTATGTTTATCGTCTCAGCGAGCAACTTGCAACCTTGCGTAACTGCAAGATGACAGCTAAGTTTGGCGGTGCCACTGGTAATTTCAACGCTCACCACGTAGCCTATCCACAACACGACTGGCGTGCCTTTGGCAATCGCTTTGTCAGTGAGAAATTAGGATTAGAGCGTGAGCAGTGGACAACACAGATTAGCAACTACGACCACTTAGGTAGCGTGTTTGATGCCATTCGTCGTATCAATACCATCATCATCGACCTTGACCGTGATTTCTGGATGTATATCTCAATGGAGTATTTCAAGCAGAAGATTAAGGCAGGAGAAGTTGGTTCAAGTGCAATGCCTCACAAGGTAAACCCAATCGACTTCGAGAATAGTGAGGGTAACCTCGGTATAGCAAACGCTATCTTACAGTTCTTGGCACAGAAGTTGCCCGTAAGTCGTCTGCAGCGTGACCTTACCGATTCAACTGTTTTGCGTAACGTTGGTGTTCCTATTGGACATAGCGTTATTTCAATACAGAGCACATTGAAAGGCCTTCGCAAGCTCATCCTCAACGAAGAGAAATTAAGAGAGGACCTCGAAGAAACATGGGCAGTGGTGGCAGAAGCCATTCAGACCATCTTGCGCCGTGAAGCCTATCCAAACCCTTACGAGGCATTAAAGGCACTCACCCGCACAAATGAGAAGATGACAGAGGAAACTATACACGCCTTCGTGCAGACACTCAACGTCAGCGACAGCGTGAAAGCCGAACTAATGGCAATCACTCCATATAACTATACAGGAATTTAA